From one Microbulbifer sp. A4B17 genomic stretch:
- a CDS encoding benzoate/H(+) symporter BenE family transporter has protein sequence MKSSPFSDTSLSAISAGFVAVLVGVASSAAIVFEAARAAGASEAMIASWIGALGLGMGITCIAFSWYYRAPVITAWSTPGAALLATSLGGIPITEAIGAFAFSALLTLLVGLSGAFERVARMVPAPIASAMLAGILLQFGLSVFTSLQAQPLLVGIMLLTYLVGRRWAPRYAIILVLAAGVATCWKLQLIASAQIGWQAAHPVWVTPEFRLSTLIGIGLPLFIVTMTSQNLPGAATLAASGYSRVPISPVISGTGLTSLLLTPFGGFAFNLAAITAAICTGPEAHPNPEKRYTAGIAAGIFYLLVGLCGAGVVALFSAFPQELIAGLAGLALIGVIGSSLAGATAEADSREAGIITFLVSASGISLFGISSAFWGLLGGLVCYWFFKRRN, from the coding sequence TTGAAAAGCTCACCGTTTTCAGATACCAGCTTGTCCGCCATTAGCGCAGGCTTTGTCGCCGTGCTGGTGGGAGTAGCCAGTTCCGCCGCCATTGTGTTTGAAGCCGCGCGTGCAGCTGGCGCAAGTGAAGCAATGATCGCCTCCTGGATTGGCGCCCTGGGCCTGGGGATGGGCATTACCTGTATTGCCTTCTCTTGGTATTACCGCGCCCCGGTAATCACTGCTTGGTCGACTCCAGGTGCTGCACTCTTGGCCACCAGTTTAGGTGGCATCCCCATTACTGAGGCGATTGGTGCTTTTGCGTTTAGCGCCCTGTTAACACTCCTCGTGGGCTTGTCCGGAGCCTTTGAGCGGGTAGCGCGAATGGTGCCGGCACCAATTGCCAGCGCTATGCTCGCAGGCATACTTCTGCAATTTGGTCTCTCAGTATTTACTTCTCTGCAGGCACAACCACTATTGGTCGGCATCATGTTGCTGACCTATCTAGTCGGGCGCCGTTGGGCGCCTCGCTACGCCATTATTTTGGTACTAGCGGCTGGAGTGGCGACTTGCTGGAAGTTGCAACTCATCGCATCGGCCCAGATCGGCTGGCAAGCGGCACACCCTGTTTGGGTCACCCCAGAATTCCGCCTCTCCACTTTAATTGGCATTGGCCTTCCTCTTTTTATCGTCACTATGACCTCTCAGAATCTACCCGGAGCGGCAACCCTGGCCGCCAGTGGCTACAGTAGAGTGCCTATATCTCCTGTTATTAGTGGCACCGGCCTCACCTCTTTATTGCTGACACCATTTGGTGGCTTTGCATTTAATCTGGCGGCTATTACCGCTGCTATTTGCACCGGCCCGGAGGCCCATCCCAACCCCGAAAAACGCTATACCGCCGGCATTGCCGCCGGTATTTTTTATCTGTTGGTGGGCCTCTGCGGCGCTGGCGTTGTGGCATTATTCAGTGCCTTTCCCCAGGAACTGATTGCCGGCCTCGCCGGCCTGGCACTGATTGGCGTCATTGGTAGCAGCCTGGCTGGAGCAACAGCCGAGGCCGACAGTCGCGAAGCCGGAATTATCACTTTTCTGGTAAGTGCTTCCGGTATCAGCCTCTTTGGCATTAGCTCTGCCTTTTGGGGACTGCTGGGGGGGCTGGTGTGTTACTGGTTTTTCAAGCGCAGGAATTAA
- the hemL gene encoding glutamate-1-semialdehyde 2,1-aminomutase: MSKSEQLFAEAQQYIPGGVNSPVRAFRAVGGTPVFIRRAEGAYLYDADEKRYIDYVQSWGPMVLGHAHPEVIEAVVEQAQSGLSFGAPTELETELAEELCRLWPNMDLVRFVNSGTEATMSAIRLARGFTGRDKIVKFEGCYHGHSDSLLVKAGSGALTMGVPSSPGVPAALADHTITLSYNDADSVRSCFDELGDQIACIIVEPVAGNMNCIPPVPGFLETLREVCDQHGALLILDEVMTGFRVSLTGAQGFYGIEADITTLGKVIGGGMPVGAFGGKREIMEQIAPLGPVYQAGTLSGNPVAMVAGLETLRLVEEPAFYEPLIAKTDRLVEGILAAGKAAGIPITANKAGTMFGFFFTEEPKVTNYQQVMACDNERFNRFFHGMLEEGVYLAPASYEAGFMSAAHTDKDIEATIAAAERVFARLG; this comes from the coding sequence ATGAGTAAATCCGAGCAGCTCTTCGCAGAAGCACAGCAGTACATTCCCGGCGGCGTTAACTCTCCGGTACGGGCTTTTCGCGCAGTCGGCGGTACCCCGGTGTTTATCCGCCGTGCCGAGGGCGCCTACCTCTACGATGCAGACGAGAAACGCTACATCGACTACGTACAGTCCTGGGGCCCCATGGTGCTGGGCCACGCACACCCGGAAGTCATTGAAGCCGTAGTGGAACAGGCCCAATCAGGACTGAGCTTCGGTGCGCCAACCGAACTGGAAACCGAACTGGCCGAAGAACTCTGCCGCCTGTGGCCGAATATGGACCTGGTGCGCTTCGTCAATTCCGGTACCGAAGCCACCATGAGCGCGATTCGCCTGGCCCGTGGATTTACCGGGCGCGACAAGATTGTGAAGTTCGAGGGCTGCTACCACGGCCACTCCGACTCCCTGCTGGTTAAGGCCGGCTCCGGGGCCCTGACCATGGGTGTACCCTCCTCTCCCGGCGTTCCCGCCGCCCTGGCAGATCACACCATCACCTTGAGCTACAACGATGCTGATAGTGTGCGCAGCTGCTTCGATGAGCTGGGCGATCAAATCGCCTGTATCATCGTCGAGCCTGTTGCCGGCAATATGAACTGTATTCCACCGGTACCCGGCTTCCTGGAAACCCTGCGCGAAGTTTGCGACCAGCACGGTGCCCTGTTGATTCTCGATGAGGTGATGACCGGCTTCCGGGTGAGCTTGACCGGGGCCCAGGGCTTCTACGGTATCGAGGCGGATATCACCACCCTCGGCAAAGTGATCGGCGGCGGTATGCCCGTTGGCGCCTTTGGCGGTAAGCGCGAGATCATGGAGCAAATCGCACCCCTGGGGCCGGTTTACCAGGCGGGCACCCTGTCCGGTAACCCTGTGGCTATGGTCGCGGGCTTGGAAACCCTGCGTTTGGTGGAAGAACCCGCCTTCTACGAGCCTTTAATTGCCAAAACCGACCGTTTGGTAGAGGGCATCCTGGCGGCTGGTAAAGCCGCAGGTATCCCAATTACCGCCAATAAGGCCGGCACCATGTTCGGCTTCTTCTTCACCGAAGAACCTAAAGTGACTAACTATCAACAGGTAATGGCCTGCGATAACGAGCGCTTTAACCGTTTTTTCCACGGCATGCTGGAAGAAGGTGTCTACCTGGCACCGGCCTCCTATGAGGCAGGATTTATGTCCGCAGCCCATACCGATAAGGATATTGAGGCCACAATCGCCGCCGCTGAACGCGTCTTCGCCCGTCTCGGCTAA
- a CDS encoding hydroxymethylpyrimidine/phosphomethylpyrimidine kinase, protein METPQPVILTVTHHDPSGSAGIAADTETAVSLGCHAASAVTAISVCNTGELLGVAPVDDSLLIEQTRAVLEDMPVAAIKVGYLGSVENVRALHSVLHDYPDIPVVIDPDATLADKESVLAPPLWEAMVSLLLPKATMVCPNRREARAMAVEADILDAMAQEILESGCRYLLLTGVPFEQQLQNRLYDERGLMREFQWERLQPAAYGVCGTLATAIACHIAHGLTIIEAVTRSQQYAWSAIKDSRRLGMGRPIPNRLFWCER, encoded by the coding sequence ATGGAAACACCTCAGCCCGTTATTCTGACCGTTACTCACCACGACCCCAGCGGCAGCGCGGGAATTGCCGCAGATACTGAGACAGCGGTCAGTCTCGGCTGCCATGCGGCCTCGGCAGTTACAGCTATCAGTGTGTGTAACACCGGTGAACTGCTGGGTGTCGCCCCAGTCGATGACAGCTTGCTCATTGAACAAACCCGGGCCGTTTTGGAGGATATGCCGGTAGCCGCGATCAAGGTCGGCTACCTGGGTTCTGTGGAAAATGTGCGCGCGCTACACAGCGTGCTCCACGACTACCCGGATATTCCGGTAGTTATAGACCCCGATGCCACTCTAGCCGACAAAGAGAGCGTTCTCGCCCCACCACTTTGGGAAGCGATGGTGTCATTGCTACTGCCTAAAGCAACGATGGTCTGCCCCAACCGCAGGGAGGCTCGCGCAATGGCGGTGGAGGCCGATATACTCGACGCCATGGCCCAGGAGATCCTCGAATCCGGTTGCCGCTACCTGCTGCTTACCGGGGTGCCCTTCGAGCAGCAGCTACAAAACCGCCTATACGATGAGCGCGGCCTGATGCGGGAATTCCAGTGGGAGCGCTTGCAACCAGCCGCCTATGGCGTCTGCGGCACCCTCGCTACGGCCATCGCCTGCCATATCGCCCACGGCCTGACGATTATCGAAGCCGTTACCCGCAGTCAGCAGTACGCTTGGAGTGCGATCAAAGACAGTCGCCGCCTGGGAATGGGCAGACCTATACCCAACCGGCTGTTCTGGTGCGAGCGCTGA
- the hemJ gene encoding protoporphyrinogen oxidase HemJ has translation MLWIKAFHIIAMVCWFAALFYLPRLFVYHVDATDAVSRDRFCIMERRLYRGIAIPSMLATIALGIWLYSLNPAYYTSAGWMHAKLTFVVLLLGYHHICGAYVRKFAKGTVTRSRRYFLIFNEFPAVALVAIVILVVVKPF, from the coding sequence ATGCTGTGGATCAAGGCTTTTCACATTATTGCAATGGTGTGCTGGTTTGCCGCACTTTTTTATCTGCCGAGACTGTTTGTCTACCATGTCGATGCCACTGATGCCGTCAGCCGCGACCGTTTCTGTATTATGGAACGCCGCCTTTATCGCGGTATCGCCATTCCTTCAATGCTCGCTACCATCGCCTTGGGGATTTGGCTGTACAGTTTGAATCCGGCCTACTACACCTCTGCGGGCTGGATGCACGCAAAACTCACTTTTGTTGTGCTACTTCTCGGTTATCACCATATCTGTGGCGCCTACGTTCGTAAGTTTGCGAAGGGAACTGTTACCCGCAGCCGTCGCTACTTTCTAATATTTAATGAGTTCCCAGCAGTGGCACTTGTCGCCATTGTCATTTTGGTTGTCGTAAAACCATTTTAA